TGAGGTCTATTAAACATCATTTTGGCAGTGAGAAGCATGAATATTTTTTGAAACCCCTTCCGTTTACTCTTGGTTAAAAGATCACTTGCGATCGCTAACTCGAAGAAGAGGCAAGTTTAGAAAGAATTTCAAGCTGCAAAGAGGGTGACCAAATACTCCCATCATTCTCCAGGCATCCACCCACTTCGCATCAGCGCTCGTCCCATCATCTGGGGGCCCGGGGCTTAATCTTCTGTTCATCCAAAGGTGATAAATATGGAGCAATAATACTTCATTCAGAAACCTATCTTTTCCAGTGCAGTGCCACGGATTGGTGGTTGTAAATGTCTGGGGCCTAACCTGTGCGTGCTTTTGCAGACACGCGAGCATAACTAGCGTACTAataataatcatgaaaattcTTGCCACTTAAAAGCATGAAAGTTCAGGGACATGACAGGGTACATGCTTAACATCTAacatcatgattaatggagaggCAAGCAAGAGAGGTTAATATCATCTTACACCAGAACAACAGTTTCTAGCCCTAAAAGAACACACCAAACAACATGGCTCCAACCGATCTCAACATGGAGCCTGTTTAAACCATTTTGTACAGTAGTTATATGCGTATGACTAACCTCAATGACAGCTCAAATCTCTGCTATAATCTGTCATTTACAAGCTTCGGGCGACCTTTTCATACAAGTCACTAGGCCAGTTCCTGTTCACGTTATTTGCAAGGAAGTTTGCTATCTGCagaataataattaaaaagaaaatccaTCAGGTAATAAAATTTGACGTGATAAAAAGGAAAACGGAAAACAATTGCATAGGCATAAACGCCCCAAATGAAACAATTCATTGAATCTCCATATGTTGAAAGTGTCCTTTAAGAAGTGTCTGCGACTCTGCCTAACAGactcaccttataacttcggcTTCAGCCTTATATGTTTCAAGTTTGTGGAGATTCTCATCCAATTCACATTCACCAGAGCACAGTTATGCCAAATCAAAAAATGCTCAAATTTCTAAGTTTAATGTTCAGGAAACATTTTAGTTAACAACACGCTTAGCTACCTTTCCATTGCAAGAAAGAGTGGAGGAATATAGCAGACTACAAATAAGTTGATTATTCAATTTGGAAAAACCTGATTATCCACTGGGTGAAATTGTAGATCAAATGCATTCAAGAAAGCCGAAAATTATTATCAAACTAGCACTTCTCACTGTATGGTATTCAATGCATATCTGCCTACAGGTGTCATCTAGAAGCCACTTCTACAATGCGGCAAACAAGCAATCGGTAACCAATTAAAACCAATGTCTTTTCACTACATGTATTTTCCACTGAACAAATTTATACAGACTTTAAAGCACATCGCAAGTGAACTTGCTTGCAAGCTGAATATGTCAGTATGCTAACCATGTAGGAAAGGAGGGAAGTCcaaaagcaaaatataaaattcatCTTAGATACACGACAAACTGAAAGCAAAAGGAGACAGATTACAGGAGTAAAACAGGACATCAATATCAGAAACATACCTTCGTTCTCAAGGCACGAAGCGAACCATCTGTATCTTTGACATTGTCCAAACAATGAAGAGCAACTCTTAGAAGGTCAGGCACACAAGTTTGGACATAAGGGGATAGATTATTAAATACGTCAGAGGCAAAATCCGGTGCTCGGGGATCAAGAGGAAGAAATGGAAGTTTTGCTACCTCCCTCAAAGCATCTAAATAATGTCCCACCCTCGCAAGCTTATGAACACACAAGATTGCCTCAAGCTGTCTTAACACAGTTTGCTGTTCCATAACATTCTCTCGCTCCTGAGGACTGCAAAGCAAATATTCTATAGAATTAAATTACTCCAAAaacaaaatattcaaacaaCATAATTAATGAAAAAGTTTGCTTCTTTAACACGGTTATTCTTAACAATGCATGTACTCGGACAAAATTTTCAGGAGAAATAACATCACTCCAAAAAAAATCCCCTGACCGGTGCCTTATCTAATACCTGATCTCTGGATGATACTTAAATGCCTCCAAAATATCATTTCCGGAATGAATGAGCCCAGAAGTCCTGCTCTCACCGTCCAATCTACCAAGTGATAGGGCACAAATTGCTTCAGACAGGCACTTGTTGACTGTCTCCAGAGCTCCAGAGAATGCCCCAACTCTCTTTTGAATCTCTATGGACTGAGTTTGAAGGAAAATAAGTGTGACAGAGAAACGTAAGCATTAAACCAATAAATGCATAGCtgagcaaaaataaataaaaataaaacatcatAACCGTAAATGAGAATCCATGTAATGATAGGTCCAAAGAAGCAAAAGCTACAGGAAACAGCAGAAGAAAATAATTCCACAAATCTTTCAAACAGGTATTCTTTTGCGTGACCTAATTTTAAGACTGAAATCAAATACTCTGGTCGGTAAAGAATAAGTTTCTTCAGATTTTAGCAAAACCAAAACGACTATAATGTCTGACGCAGAAGTGCGTTTGGATATCTAGCATAGAGAAATTAGGTGATTATCAATTAATAGCAGCCAAAAAGCTACAGCATGCAAAATTCCAGAGAAGCTATCAAGCAGAAATACAACATAATGGAGACTGGAAATGCTAGGTCATCTCCAAGGACCAAGACGAAGCATTGCCCCATTGCTCTAATGACCTTCCTCGAACAGATTCAATTACAAAAGATGAACAAACTTCTCATAAACTCTCATGTAATGTGTTCATGATACTGCTACATAATCATCACGTGAAGTATGAAAATTCTaaagaagaaaatagaaaaattttacacttgaGTGCAATAGCTAATCAATATAAGAGACAATATTTTGAGTGCATTAAAAAGGAATAATCACGAAAAGTGGTACTCAAAAGAAGCTTAAACCAAGCCATTACTGGGTTTAACCTGAAATGCCATGAGACGGTCTAAGGGCATCTGAATGCCAGCTGAATACAAAGAGATAATGAATCATACTTGCCTCCCACATTGCCACCTCCTTGTGTTAATAACAGAGAGGAATATACATGGTCCTTTGACAGAGGAACCTCATAAACAGAGGTCCAACATTAGATATCTATTTTAACCCAGTGGCCTACTGGAAtaatttatttccttttgtCTTAAATATTCTACTTATCCAAGGTCGTGAATGCATAAAAGTCATCCTAGCTCGCAGCAAAGGATATGTACCCCAAAAATAAACTCAACCAAAAAGACTGGGCAATGTCCAAATTTgagaaaaattcaaagaaagaGGAATCCATGGAAgtaataaaaagataattatttCTCTATTGGATGATTACACAtccatttgaaaagaaaaattagcacCATCATCACTATGATCAGTCCATACTGTCCCATTACCTACCAAGAATCTAAAAGCAACTGGGATTAGAAACACGGTGTCAACATGTAAGGGGGGAAAAAACTGTGGATTGCATGAAACCGAGTACTTCCCTTTTTAATTCTAAGACCAACTGGACTAAACTTGTATATTTGTAGCACAATGGAACTTTCTGAATGTGCTAAGATAACTAAATAACACAGTTAATCTGCTCCATCTACTGATCACCATCTTAGACAGCAGTGCATGGGCAAATTTTGACAAATGAGTTCTGCACAACCCGCTAAAATGCTTACTAAGTGTGAaagaagaaagcaagaaaagaagTATTACTTTGTCATACAGCCCAGTATCCTGACACTGCCGCGCAGCCTCAAGCAGAAACTGTTGCCTTGTCTTTCCATCAGTGAAAAATCTGCCAAGTTGACCTTCTTCTCCAGTACCTCTTGGTCCGAGCAGAAGATAAATACCACCATCATGTAATAAAAGTTCTGTAAAAAGTTGCTTCAACATCAAGGTCCTCTGCCGCTGCTGATCTATACTACCTCTTCCAGTCCATGAAAGCTCACCACCACCCACTGCAGCAGCAGCCTGTGCATAGTACTCTAGTGCCATTGACAGGTCACCGTTCCGTAGATAAGCAGATCCATACTGCCTAATTATGCTAGAAGCCTCTGCACAAGCATCCATCACTCCAAATTTTTGAGCAGCCCCAGCACCTTCAGAAAGGACCTCATGGTCAGCGAATACTATATTTATGTGGACAGAATCAATGCCATATCCTTCATCTCCTATATCCTTGGACAAATAAAGGACTGCTGGAAGCAGCTGAATGCTCAACAATAAAACATATGGATACACCAGAGGATCCTTTCCATTCTTTGTATAATATGAAGGTTCAAACTTATTTAGGTAAGCCTGTAAATCTTCCAAAGTGTAGGGTGAGAATCCCTCATTAAGAACAGCAGAAGATGAACCATCAGACCATTCATGTATAGCAGACAACTTGAACCACAAGAAATCCTCTATGGTATTGAAAAGTGTGGGTTGCTCTCTAAGCAGTCTGTCTATCAGCCTGCGAGAACCAGATATGATGGCATACAGAACTAATTTTTTCTTGTCATATGAAGCTCGGCCAACTCTATCACCACTCCTCAACAATTTTTCACACTCTTCAGAGGCAGCAGCCACGGTCCTAGGCGATACGAGACTGCCAGAGGCAATCCACTCAGTGAGCTGTCAGGATAAGTCAATTATTAATACAAATGAGCCATTAACAAGTACTACAGAAGCAATgaacaattaaacaatttacCAGAGGAGCAAAGTGGTGTGCAACACGAGATGATTGGGCAACTTCTTGCGCTTTATCATAGTACCCAGTTCTCAAGCAAAAGTATATCTGTACATACACACAACAAGAGAAACGGTCTGAGAGAAATTGTTTGAACAGATACCCAATATGGTTAGTTATTTGGAATACTATAACCATGTCAAACAGTTTTAAAACAGCTAACAGATGAGAAAAACCAAAAATGGTGCAGATAATGCTGTATGCGAAGCAAGGGTTCAAAGAGAAGAAACAATTTTCCCATTTACTTCTAGTTATCACTTTTTTAACTTGAAGCACAATTCATGCAGACACCAAAAATTTCTACATCTTCCTTTGGGAACAATTAGGGAACAAATAAAATAGCTTAGACAGAGGTATCTGAATAACTAGAGATTAAGCAAACTGGCATCTATGTACAATTGAGCCATGTTTAAATCCAGCATGATAACAATTGAAGAAAGATCCGTGGCAAAACTACAGATAatatattttcacaaaagttCTGGTGCTTGTACAAATCCTAGCTCATAATCAAAGTACGAtctcttttttccctttattgCTATCCTGTTTTCCATGTAGTTTACATGAGAACTGCTGGGCAAAACAAAAATAAGGGAAGGTGATGTCTGTTTGAACAAAGACAAATTAAAAACTGCATAGACAGCTGTTAACTGCCTTACAGATAGAATTGTGTCTGCCAACAGCAATGAACCACACACATTTGATTGCATGGAAAATAAATGCTTTCTCACATGGTTTTCAGCAACATCTAGAAGAACAAGAAAACATAATAAAAACCTGCTGCCAAGTGGTATCAATGGGAGGCTGTCTACGAGCATCATCCGCATCAAAGTCAAGGACACCATAATCCCTTAAACGAATCTGCAGAGACTAAATTATTGAGCATAGGAATATTCTCAAGGGCAAGAAAGCCAGTTATATTACAACTTGGAGTCTTAATTATTACACAATGAAAAAGTTACAGACCCTCAGGAAGGCTCGAATTCGCTGCAAATTATCAACAGCTCCACCAAGAGAAGCCTACAATGAAGATAGTCTATAAGCTTGAGATTAAAATTGGCATTTATGCATACTACTACAGTTACTTGTAGACATAATAAACCCCAAAACATTTAAAGCCATAAAAAGCCTTCAGATGCTAAACGGAGTGCCACAAGTATGTCTTGTCTGCAGCCACCACTAAAAATAATAGAATGAAACTGCAAGAGATCAGTTGTCAACTGGATCACTTGTAATCCCTGTTTCTGATCTAAAGGCAACAACTGCTCGCAACACGTAGAGGCTTTGACTCCATAGGCAACATCCACCCAACTAGCAAATAGTACTATAAGTATATTGGAAGCTCAGAACCTGGCTCCTCGAACTCCAGGAGAGCTTTCATGGGATTAAGATCCTTTTCATTCTTGTAAAATGCAAAACAAGCAGTCAAGTATAAGGTGAACCATCGAATGCAAATTTCTCCAACATAAAAATATCTGCCAAAGCAGGATAACTAATATAGATACTGCAGATAGATCCCATAATGATCTAAAACCGAAGCTCCATGACCTTATAGTTGTGATTGATAAAAAACTTGAGCTACCGAGTGTCCACACATGTATACATAAAACGAGGAAATTGGGCAGTATGCTTGTGGACTTCTCAGGATGTCAAGTGCACGACAAAGTACTACGTACATTCTAGGGAGGACAATTAACCTCGTTTACAACACAGTtgtttcttatttggttttctAGCATAGACAATAGTATCCACTTGAAAGTTTACTTGGGGGACTCATGCAGAAAACTCGAGAATCTAGCAGGAGCTGACCTTTTATGTCAATTACCAATACATGACATATAATCTATGATAAACTGGTTAGAAGAACGAGAACAAATCTAAAAAACTAATAACAGGATCACTCTATCAGTACATATCTGAAAcataaaaaacaagaaattaatgGATTACCTGTGCAGGATGACTCTGTATTGTATCTAGGACATATTTTTCATGCCCCCATTCAAGGTGGCGTCTAGCTCCCATTACCAATGATAGTTTCCTTGAAACATTTGGTTTTGGAGTTGAATCCTCATTCATCAGTGTCTGTCCAGTTATTCAGTTAGTTACAGACAAATCAATCAATGAATAATAGAAAAGCCTTGATTCAAAAAACCTCATACATGTGGAAGTACAAGATAAATCACAAAGGCATGAACAATATCCAATTTATAAAGAGATGAActtatttcatttcatcttAAAACTTGATAAAGAAAATGCAACTAAATAGGTTGGagcaaaaaatgtaaaagttaaACAAAAAGCATGTGATAATTAACATACCAAAACAAGGTTCCACATTTTCTGCATGCCAACTGATTTGCCTCCAGATGTATCAATGCCTAAACTCTCATATGCAAGCTTGAAAGCTGTAGCAGGCTAATAATGTAAAATGCATTAATTAATCATAAAGTGGGACACTTGATTTTCTATACAACTATACTTAAAAATGAGAGACGCTTTATGTGTTTTGGAGAAGCCAAAGAACTTTCAATGGCTAAATGAGAAAGAAAATATCACATAcaattgaagttgcaatgagtTAGAGGAATCAATACTCACCTTGAAAGAAGAACCACGCTCTCTGGCACTGTTGAGGTCCTTCACAACTTCTCCATAGGCTGCAGCTTTTTTCTCAACAATGGGCTTATTAGCCAACGGTGCAAGCTCCATGGTAGATGGACCAGATGAAACATGAGGACTGGAAGTTAGTGTCCCtatttgaccttgacgaacagAACCAGTGCCTGAATCCATCACATTGATTCTGGGCAACCTCGAAATCCGACCCAGACTTTGGAGGAagtctcttttttctttttgccagTCCTCCTGTCAAGATAAGCtccaaaaaacataaaaaactaGGAACAAACAAGACTATCAAGCACCAAATGAATGACTAAGGTCCTCCTAGAGAATTCCAAACAACCATATCATCATGCTGAACACATACATTTTACTCCACAGTAGTTTTAACTGTTTACCCATACAGCAGCCTAAAGTATTGTAACATAGCGAAAAGATCTTGAAGCATACTCATGCAGGAGCATTCACCTCCAAAACTGTCATCATGTAGTCGCTGAAACTTCTAAGATTATCCTTCTGAGCTTCCTGTACAGCTGACACCATTGCCATCTCATGGACCTAAAGAATACAAAGCGAGAGGTAGCATGATCAAGTGACATCATCAGCTCATATTCATCAAGAAAAAGTACACCAAATGCTAGAAATGGGAGAACTGATGCATGAGATTGCAGTTCATTGCCACTTGATGTCCAATGTGAATGCATGAATACTTAAGCAATAAAGAAGGTTTCTGATGGGGAAAACTTATTATCAGCCGGAGTAGGCACAACACTCATAAACCTAACTAAGATATCACGGAACTGATGGTAAAGAGGTCCACAAATGTGaagccactcaaaatactcaAAGTCAAGCTCAACTGATGTTCTCCTAAACTGAAGCTTGTCCAAGTTAACAAGCTGTGTGAAGCCACTTGTAAGCAGTGCAAAACTTCAACTACAGGCTGATTAAGCTCAACATCTTTCAAGCTAGACCCACCTAACAAGCTATAAAAAACCGCTCAGAAGCAATAGAATAAAACTCCATCCATAGGCCAATTCATATTTGCTTCAAACTCCAATTTAGTTGCAACTCTTCAATCTCAAGCCCAAACCACAGGCATAACATGATTACTTTGAACGGTCGATAATGGTATTATCCTGCCTACTTTGAGCTCAACAACGTTACAATATCTATTATAGAAGTATATCTAAAGTACTAGGAACATTTATTAAACATAACATAAGCTGACTCACAAGAAAGCTAAGTCAAATAACAAAGATAATTAAGATGAAAGTTCAAAACCAAATTCAAGTTTCAAGCTTCACATAAAGGTCTCCAAAACCCTAGTGAAGCCTAGCTTATGCAGGCTCAAAggaaaccacaaaaaaaaaaacttagaaaAGCACCACATAGTGCTAAGACAGTAGAAAATGATATTATCATAAATCATGCAAATATTAATTTGACGATTGCATATTTGCAAACATTAAATACCCATTGAAATCAGATTCTGCATAATTAAGATTCAAATTAGAGTCCAGATATTGAAGGAATCACTTTAATTCTCGTACATTAGCAGACATGACAACAGCATAGATGTGCATAGacattttagaaaaagaaaagccaaCTGCCCCCACCCTTAACATCAGTTTTACCAGCAATACTAGTGGAAAATGGATGTGAACAGTAGTATTTTTCAATCTACATTATGCCTTGAGGTTGCAAATAAAAAGGTGAAAAGTTCCATATTGGAAAGTAACAAAACCACCATATCCGTGCCTGGTAGTCCAATACTTATGAAATGATATTGACAAGTCGACTTATGGCAAAAATTGGAGAAATAGTAATGCAATCCCTCCCCATAAATGCGAGCAAGCCATCCCTTCTTCTGCATATTCAGAACTACATTAATTATGCAAAAGGAATCAGATTCATTACTCCATAGTACACAATAATTTCAAGCAAATATAGCACTTCATTGACAATGCTTTTAGTAGAACAAATGCAATTGCTATGGTTTATGTATTTTCAAACCCATTTAAATACTTGCCTGTTGTAAATATTCTTCAACTGTTGTTGCTTCTGCAGGGAAAACATCTTCATATGTTGTCTAGCAAAAAGACAAGGAACTATATGAGAACAAGTAAAACATTAATGGACAGAAACTAAAAGATTGAAGCAAGCTTCTTATGGTGGATAGAATGAGCAAAGGGAAATAGGGAGTTAAAAATACTAGTGGCGCAAAGAAGCATGATAAAGAGGGGATTAGTTCCTCAGAGAATTGCTATTCTGAATACATAAAATGGTAAAACAGCACTTGTAAACTTTGAAGCCAAAGTTATTAGGTTGCCcttcaatttcttttaattaggaAGCATAAAAGTCAGCAGACTCTATAATTCTCCAAACTAGAAGTCTGCCAAATATGTGTACACTTATATCTTCCCAGAACGAGCCAAAAAGGTACTACTACCTGAAGCTAAAAGGACGATGTCATACAAAAGGCAAAACCCAAAATGAACGCTTTGACTGACACAAAATCCTCCAAAATGGAACCCCAGATATATCAACCTGACTTATACTAGAAGAACCACACTACAGGTGTGGAGATATCCAGTAACCTAAACAGATACTACAATACTCTCAGCATCTATTCTCACTTCTTGAGCTTACTTAGAAATTCACTTGAATATAACCGAGTGCCAGAACTAAAACTGTAAATGCATTACCCAAATTCACTATCCTACAAAACCTCATCGATAACAATTAACAGAATTTTCCTGATACAAACATAAACCATTTTGCTCTTCAACAGCTTTGTCCTACATGCAATATCAAACACCACGCTGTATTTCATTGTCCTTTACTCGTACTAAATTTCAGAACCATCTTGTATTCACAAGGAATTATACCTTTAGCTCAAATGACTTGAGATCGCGCGCAAGTTGCTCTGCATTTATCCCCTCTCGCGCTAATAACCTAAAATTCAATGCAAACAACACCAGAAACACGAAAAGAATTAAATGCAAACCATACCAGAAACACGAAAAGTTAAATTCAGACCACGTGTTTCAAAACCAATAATCCGCATGTTAAGAACAATCCATAATTTAATAGTTTAAATACCTAGTCGCGGCAATAGATTGTGAGGGAGCTTCAGTTCTTAGGGTTTTTGCCTTGAGCTTCTTTGACAATGCTTCTAACTGGTCCAAATTCCTCTGCATTCCACCAAAACATATTTTAACCCACAAAAAACAGATTCTAGCTTTATTTTTTCCGTTTATTTTCCAAACTCAGCTACAAAATTGAATGACTAAATgcaaaattgaaagtgaaaagaaaacatGGATTCTTGTTTAGTTATCGTTAGAACCTGAAGAGGAGGGAACTGGGCGGAAGGAGCGGCTTGTTCGAGTAGCTTCGAGGACGAGTGGAGAAGATCATTCCAGCTACCCATGTCTGCATCGCTCGCCATTATTGCTGTTAAGCAGTGTTCTGCTACTGTGTGTTGTGCGTGTTTTCTGGAGCAGggtttattagttttatttcaCGGGTATAAACAATTAATTTGAAAAGCCCTAAAAATTGAAGCGGGTAAAGTTTCATATGTTGATTCTGTGCTCACACCCACACCCAACTTTATCCTGCATCCCTCAgaaccctcttttcttttctttttccttttcgctTTGCAGATAATTGCAAAATGCCCACCTAAACTATTATTTGTTCACAACTTCCCCCTATGCTATGGAAAAAACTTAATAGCGTACTGCATTATGCAAAATCCAAATTTCGACATCAAAGTTTATGAAAAATTAGGAAATCCGCATCTTTTATGCAAAGGCCCTAATATTCAAACAAACGAAGGATTGTATTTTAGACTTTTCAGTAGgcaagtttttgttttcctctaTATTATTTGTTAGaacattttaattttgaatGCTCAAATTATTATCAGTGTAATTGAGTCAAACTTGAATGACTTAACTAAACTTTTGAGTTGAATTTGGATCCTAAGATAATTGACTTGAAGGTTGGTCAAATATAATAACACATATccatttaataatttttatacatGTTATTATAATgaaatgtttattttatttattctaaaAGTGTCACTTATTGAACTTTAATAATCGAGATTTTAAATTCGCTTAAGTTTGAATTTGAGATCAAGTTT
The Coffea arabica cultivar ET-39 chromosome 6c, Coffea Arabica ET-39 HiFi, whole genome shotgun sequence genome window above contains:
- the LOC113693775 gene encoding nuclear pore complex protein NUP93A isoform X1 translates to MASDADMGSWNDLLHSSSKLLEQAAPSAQFPPLQRNLDQLEALSKKLKAKTLRTEAPSQSIAATRLLAREGINAEQLARDLKSFELKTTYEDVFPAEATTVEEYLQQVHEMAMVSAVQEAQKDNLRSFSDYMMTVLEEDWQKEKRDFLQSLGRISRLPRINVMDSGTGSVRQGQIGTLTSSPHVSSGPSTMELAPLANKPIVEKKAAAYGEVVKDLNSARERGSSFKPATAFKLAYESLGIDTSGGKSVGMQKMWNLVLTLMNEDSTPKPNVSRKLSLVMGARRHLEWGHEKYVLDTIQSHPAQASLGGAVDNLQRIRAFLRIRLRDYGVLDFDADDARRQPPIDTTWQQIYFCLRTGYYDKAQEVAQSSRVAHHFAPLLTEWIASGSLVSPRTVAAASEECEKLLRSGDRVGRASYDKKKLVLYAIISGSRRLIDRLLREQPTLFNTIEDFLWFKLSAIHEWSDGSSSAVLNEGFSPYTLEDLQAYLNKFEPSYYTKNGKDPLVYPYVLLLSIQLLPAVLYLSKDIGDEGYGIDSVHINIVFADHEVLSEGAGAAQKFGVMDACAEASSIIRQYGSAYLRNGDLSMALEYYAQAAAAVGGGELSWTGRGSIDQQRQRTLMLKQLFTELLLHDGGIYLLLGPRGTGEEGQLGRFFTDGKTRQQFLLEAARQCQDTGLYDKSIEIQKRVGAFSGALETVNKCLSEAICALSLGRLDGESRTSGLIHSGNDILEAFKYHPEISPQERENVMEQQTVLRQLEAILCVHKLARVGHYLDALREVAKLPFLPLDPRAPDFASDVFNNLSPYVQTCVPDLLRVALHCLDNVKDTDGSLRALRTKIANFLANNVNRNWPSDLYEKVARSL
- the LOC113693775 gene encoding nuclear pore complex protein NUP93A isoform X2, with the protein product MASDADMGSWNDLLHSSSKLLEQAAPSAQFPPLQRNLDQLEALSKKLKAKTLRTEAPSQSIAATRLLAREGINAEQLARDLKSFELKTTYEDVFPAEATTVEEYLQQVHEMAMVSAVQEAQKDNLRSFSDYMMTVLEEDWQKEKRDFLQSLGRISRLPRINVMDSGTGSVRQGQIGTLTSSPHVSSGPSTMELAPLANKPIVEKKAAAYGEVVKDLNSARERGSSFKTLMNEDSTPKPNVSRKLSLVMGARRHLEWGHEKYVLDTIQSHPAQASLGGAVDNLQRIRAFLRIRLRDYGVLDFDADDARRQPPIDTTWQQIYFCLRTGYYDKAQEVAQSSRVAHHFAPLLTEWIASGSLVSPRTVAAASEECEKLLRSGDRVGRASYDKKKLVLYAIISGSRRLIDRLLREQPTLFNTIEDFLWFKLSAIHEWSDGSSSAVLNEGFSPYTLEDLQAYLNKFEPSYYTKNGKDPLVYPYVLLLSIQLLPAVLYLSKDIGDEGYGIDSVHINIVFADHEVLSEGAGAAQKFGVMDACAEASSIIRQYGSAYLRNGDLSMALEYYAQAAAAVGGGELSWTGRGSIDQQRQRTLMLKQLFTELLLHDGGIYLLLGPRGTGEEGQLGRFFTDGKTRQQFLLEAARQCQDTGLYDKSIEIQKRVGAFSGALETVNKCLSEAICALSLGRLDGESRTSGLIHSGNDILEAFKYHPEISPQERENVMEQQTVLRQLEAILCVHKLARVGHYLDALREVAKLPFLPLDPRAPDFASDVFNNLSPYVQTCVPDLLRVALHCLDNVKDTDGSLRALRTKIANFLANNVNRNWPSDLYEKVARSL